A single Alosa sapidissima isolate fAloSap1 chromosome 17, fAloSap1.pri, whole genome shotgun sequence DNA region contains:
- the pih1d2 gene encoding PIH1 domain-containing protein 2: MEIPGAHNPVLQQVNQLWSMLDDMSLDSPESYRTFIEKQLRDGADFYSPPQPDSCIQVAILGPKRGVLYINVCSWKRVPAPSSTEHPVPVCGGRLDTHTEGKEQYSVLDVAFSPDVVVRAHGDPREMEQLHLLAVSFAQQQHGLSLAQGYTTLTTACKGSTQGVKDRLVSPRQPQQPVPPPAQPSPAPSLLQQIASLRGDEGMALEGTDDPPAGRVTLDLGGGGQPAKPGLIQVISSSESPLLPRPVHRLTLHSGTGATGDQGRPSSLELTIELPGVRSARECQLSISQDDVLLEVEDMYHLHLNLPKTVNEETATGAFNVRTHTLTLSVSVL, encoded by the exons ATGGAGATCCCAGGGGCCCATAACCCAGTTCTGCAGCAGGTGAACCAGTTGTGGTCCATGTTGGACGACATGTCTCTGGACAGTCCAGAGAGTTATCGGACCTTTATTGAGAAACAGCTACGGGACGGCGCGGATTTCTACTCGCCTCCTCAACCTGACTCCTGCATTCAAGTGGCGATACTA GGCCCAAAGCGGGGTGTCCTGTACATCAACGTGTGCAGCTGGAAGAGGGTTCCTGCTCCCAGCTCCACTGAGCATCCTGTGCCGGTGTGTGGAGGAAGACTAGACACGCACACTGAGGGGAAAG AGCAGTACAGCGTGCTGGATGTGGCTTTCAGCCCTGATGTGGTGGTGCGAGCGCATGGGGACCCTAGGGAAATGGAACAGCTCCACCTGCTGGCCGTGAGCTtcgcccagcagcagcacggcctGAGTCTGGCCCAAGGTTACACCACTCTCACCACCGCCTGCAAGGGCAGCACCCAGGGCGTCAAGGACCGTCTGGTGTCACCGCGGCAACCACAACAACCGGTCCCGCCACCCGCACAGCCCAGCCCAG cCCCTTCTCTCCTGCAGCAGATCGCGTCCCTGCGTGGCGATGAGGGGATGGCTTTGGAGGGGACAGATGACCCCCCCGCAGGGAGGGTGACCCTTGACCTGGGTGGGGGCGGGCAGCCCGCCAAGCCAGGGCTCATCCAGGTGATCTCCAGCTCAGAGAGCCCCCTCCTGCCACGCCCAGTCCACCGGCTCACACTGCACTCGGGCACGGGTGCCACAGGCGATCAGGGCCGCCCCAGCAGTCTGGAGCTCACCATAGAACTCCCCGGGGTTCGCTCTGCGAGAGAATGCCAGCTCAGCATCTCACAG gatGATGTTCTACTTGAAGTAGAGGACATGTACCATCTCCATCTCAACCTCCCGAAGACAGTGAACGAGGAGACTGCCACAGGCGCCTTCAAcgtgcggacacacacactaactctctctgtgtctgtgctgtaa